A stretch of Sulfurimonas xiamenensis DNA encodes these proteins:
- a CDS encoding EI24 domain-containing protein, whose amino-acid sequence MNEKEILLQSVKDFLTLKMLKYALLPFIMSLIIMYIIFFVIAGIGVEQLGTLNIESSQTTIQNGIPHTETLQAELEGSSIIKFLMSYTLTSWLATFLIYAVGGFLTIYLSIFVAIIIIGFLTPFVLKELQKRDYMDIEMIGYSNIFSSIFLALKWGAIMIFLFFLFIPLYFIPLLNIIALNMPLYYFFHKMLTFDISSNICTKEEAKQIAFFNKNNLRIKTLLLYLISLVPFAIFFGAIFFVIYLGHTYFLEVRKIRAS is encoded by the coding sequence ATGAACGAAAAAGAGATACTCTTACAAAGCGTAAAAGATTTTTTAACACTCAAAATGCTCAAATACGCTCTTTTACCCTTTATTATGAGTTTAATAATCATGTACATAATCTTCTTTGTCATAGCAGGAATCGGAGTAGAACAGCTTGGCACACTCAATATTGAAAGTTCTCAAACTACGATACAAAACGGCATACCACATACAGAAACTCTGCAGGCAGAACTTGAAGGTTCCAGTATTATAAAATTTTTGATGAGTTATACGCTTACATCATGGTTGGCAACTTTTCTTATCTATGCCGTAGGCGGTTTTTTGACAATATATCTCTCTATCTTTGTAGCAATAATCATCATTGGTTTTTTAACCCCTTTTGTTTTAAAAGAACTTCAAAAAAGAGACTATATGGATATTGAAATGATAGGCTACTCAAATATTTTCTCTTCTATTTTTTTAGCGCTTAAGTGGGGAGCAATAATGATTTTTCTCTTTTTTTTATTTATACCGCTCTATTTTATTCCACTCTTAAACATAATTGCACTCAATATGCCGCTCTACTACTTTTTTCATAAAATGCTAACATTTGATATCTCTTCAAATATTTGTACTAAAGAGGAGGCCAAACAGATAGCCTTTTTCAACAAAAATAACTTAAGAATTAAAACACTTCTTCTTTACCTTATCTCACTTGTTCCATTTGCTATATTTTTCGGAGCTATCTTCTTTGTAATCTATCTGGGACATACATACTTTTTAGAAGTTAGAAAGATAAGAGCGAGTTAA
- a CDS encoding c-type cytochrome, translated as MKILLSTITALFLIGCSSENKQEAKEVVEETKTEVVQNIKETQNKTSEKAEDITSKVAEKTDEVVSDVAEKTQELQEEVSQTVEDITTKVVEKTDEVVSDVASSTQELKEEVSEKTDEVTSEIAATIETAEEDTKETVATPQIDAAAIYKVCAGCHGADGSKVALGKSQVIKGWDAKKTEDALLGYKNKTYGGVMKGLMTSQVANLSEEEIKAVSEYIATF; from the coding sequence ATGAAAATTTTATTATCAACGATAACGGCACTATTTTTAATAGGGTGTAGTAGTGAAAACAAACAAGAAGCAAAAGAGGTTGTAGAAGAAACAAAAACAGAAGTTGTTCAAAACATTAAAGAAACTCAGAATAAAACTTCTGAAAAAGCTGAAGATATAACATCAAAAGTTGCAGAAAAAACAGATGAAGTTGTATCTGATGTTGCAGAAAAAACTCAAGAGTTACAAGAGGAAGTTTCTCAAACAGTTGAAGATATAACGACAAAAGTTGTAGAAAAAACAGATGAGGTTGTATCTGATGTTGCTTCTTCAACTCAAGAATTGAAAGAAGAAGTTTCAGAAAAAACAGATGAGGTTACATCAGAAATTGCTGCTACAATAGAAACAGCAGAGGAAGATACAAAAGAGACTGTTGCAACACCGCAAATAGATGCAGCAGCGATATACAAGGTTTGTGCAGGATGTCACGGTGCAGATGGATCTAAAGTAGCTCTTGGCAAGTCTCAGGTTATAAAAGGCTGGGATGCTAAAAAAACAGAAGATGCACTTTTAGGGTATAAAAATAAGACTTATGGCGGTGTTATGAAAGGATTAATGACAAGCCAAGTTGCTAATTTAAGTGAAGAAGAGATAAAAGCTGTTTCGGAATATATTGCAACTTTTTAA
- a CDS encoding ATP-dependent helicase gives MPLSRLNEEQYLAATSKNRQNLIIASAGTGKTSTIVGRIAYLLDSGVKPQEILLLTFTNKAAAEMVQRVADFFGSDVASKIDAGTFHAVSYRWLKKEDKKVVLKQQRELKTLFRSVYEKRSFGHIGAEIMPYGGNYLYDVYSFYQNTELVDNFEEWVKNRYPEHELFAMIYADIVDEFEALKKEYGFVNFNDLLLNFRDMCKSKDLGYKEVLVDEYQDTNALQGTLIDAMNPPSLFCVGDYDQSIYAFNGADISIIGSFSKKFQNAQVHTLTKNYRSTVPILSLASKVIEHNERIYPKKLEVTRGHTSQSPTLLAYDELFDQYHDIARKIGATQTPQEEIAVIFRNNSSADGIEVGLRELGISCKRKGGTSFFDSREVKAVLDFYTLLVNESDMMAFIHLFEFARGIGSAMAKELYIALKTLGHGSIFYGLYAPDESNKNPFEKRKLNHQLGLFDDFLELGSVGKFAKLGFEDKFMRNPILKHPKLTKENTTFLHDFYLLFRDLKGVKQPRIIVKKIAESAIYRYIAESLANRRAQLKDGTIDEKQKADALSKIARKMILLEELSKPYGEHERFLNAMILGSSDLTQGEGVNLLSVHASKGLEYKEVYIVDLMDGRFPNRKLMQRGGSLDEERRLFYVAVTRAKDILYLSYAKYDKIKKLNFLPSQFLYEAGLVPKDEAYRAMVLKDEDKQ, from the coding sequence TTGCCACTTTCGCGTTTAAATGAGGAACAATACCTCGCTGCAACATCAAAAAACAGACAAAATCTCATCATAGCTTCTGCGGGAACGGGCAAGACCTCTACGATTGTGGGCAGAATCGCCTATCTTTTGGATTCAGGCGTAAAACCCCAAGAGATTTTGCTTCTTACTTTTACAAATAAAGCTGCTGCCGAGATGGTTCAGCGCGTTGCAGATTTTTTCGGCAGCGATGTAGCTTCAAAGATAGATGCGGGGACATTTCATGCAGTAAGCTACAGATGGCTGAAAAAGGAAGATAAAAAAGTCGTTTTAAAGCAGCAGAGAGAGTTAAAGACGCTCTTTAGAAGTGTTTATGAAAAGCGCTCTTTCGGTCATATTGGAGCTGAGATAATGCCTTATGGCGGAAATTATCTCTATGATGTCTACTCTTTTTACCAAAATACGGAACTTGTAGATAATTTTGAGGAGTGGGTTAAAAACAGATACCCTGAACATGAACTCTTTGCGATGATCTACGCGGACATTGTCGATGAGTTTGAAGCTCTAAAAAAAGAGTATGGCTTTGTAAACTTTAATGATCTGCTTTTAAATTTTAGAGATATGTGCAAGAGTAAAGATTTGGGTTATAAAGAGGTGCTAGTCGATGAGTATCAGGACACAAACGCGCTTCAAGGCACGCTTATAGATGCAATGAATCCGCCATCACTATTTTGTGTCGGGGATTACGACCAGAGTATTTATGCTTTTAACGGTGCGGATATCTCCATCATTGGTTCATTTTCCAAAAAATTTCAAAATGCGCAGGTGCACACTCTGACAAAAAATTATCGCTCTACCGTGCCGATACTCTCACTTGCTTCAAAAGTCATAGAGCACAATGAGCGCATTTACCCAAAAAAACTTGAAGTCACACGCGGACACACTTCCCAGTCTCCGACGCTGCTCGCATATGATGAGCTTTTTGATCAGTACCATGATATTGCCAGAAAAATAGGTGCAACGCAGACGCCGCAGGAGGAGATAGCCGTTATATTTAGAAACAACTCCTCGGCTGATGGCATAGAGGTCGGACTTCGCGAACTCGGCATCTCGTGCAAACGAAAAGGGGGAACAAGCTTTTTTGATTCACGCGAAGTAAAAGCGGTTTTAGATTTTTATACTTTGCTTGTAAACGAGTCTGATATGATGGCATTTATACATCTGTTTGAGTTTGCAAGAGGCATTGGAAGTGCGATGGCAAAAGAGCTCTATATTGCTCTAAAGACCTTAGGGCATGGGAGCATATTTTACGGTCTTTATGCACCTGATGAGTCAAACAAAAATCCGTTTGAGAAGAGAAAACTAAACCATCAGCTCGGTCTTTTTGATGATTTTTTAGAACTTGGCAGTGTAGGAAAGTTTGCAAAGCTTGGATTTGAAGATAAATTTATGCGCAATCCGATTTTAAAACATCCAAAACTTACAAAAGAAAATACAACTTTCTTGCATGATTTTTATCTTTTGTTTAGAGATTTAAAAGGAGTGAAACAGCCGCGTATCATCGTAAAAAAGATTGCAGAGTCTGCAATCTACAGATATATAGCAGAGTCTCTAGCGAACAGAAGAGCACAGCTTAAAGACGGCACTATCGATGAGAAGCAAAAGGCGGACGCACTCTCTAAGATAGCCAGAAAAATGATTTTGTTGGAAGAGCTCTCAAAGCCCTACGGCGAACATGAGAGATTTTTAAATGCCATGATACTTGGTTCATCGGATTTGACGCAAGGCGAGGGAGTGAATCTGCTTAGCGTGCACGCTTCAAAAGGGCTAGAGTACAAAGAGGTCTATATAGTAGATTTGATGGATGGACGCTTTCCAAATCGCAAACTTATGCAGAGAGGCGGTTCTTTAGATGAGGAGAGAAGGCTTTTTTATGTAGCGGTAACGCGTGCAAAAGATATTCTTTATCTCAGTTATGCAAAGTATGACAAGATTAAAAAACTCAATTTTTTGCCTTCACAATTTTTATATGAGGCAGGTTTGGTACCAAAAGATGAGGCCTATAGAGCTATGGTTTTAAAAGATGAGGATAAACAATAG
- the trpB gene encoding tryptophan synthase subunit beta, whose product MKKPYLESMPDANGFFGKFGGAFIPPQLEKPFQEINEAYDKLSKSFVFLDELKKIRKHYQGRPTPITYCRNLSDFVGGGQIYLKREDLNHTGAHKLNHCMAEALLAKHLGKKKLIAETGAGQHGVALATAAAYFGLECEIHMGEVDIAKEHPNVIRMQILGAKVVPAKHGLKTLKEAVDSAFEAYLKDTDNQLFAIGSVVGPHPFPKMVRDFQSVVGLEAREQFLEMTGKLPDMVTACIGGGSNAMGIFSAFIEEAVKLYAVEPAGKGANIGEHSASLTYGSEGIMHGFNSIMLKDSQGNPAPVHSIGSGIDYPSVGPEHAYLNSIGRTNIGLCSDDEAVDAFYKLSQHEGIIPALESAHAVAFAMKYAKENPKEAILVNLSGRGDKDIDYIVENYPIPIKM is encoded by the coding sequence ATGAAAAAACCATATTTAGAATCTATGCCTGATGCCAATGGATTTTTTGGAAAGTTCGGAGGTGCTTTTATTCCACCGCAACTTGAAAAACCGTTTCAAGAGATCAATGAAGCGTATGACAAACTCTCAAAATCTTTTGTTTTTCTTGATGAACTCAAAAAGATCAGAAAACATTACCAAGGTCGCCCTACTCCAATCACCTACTGTAGAAACCTCTCAGATTTCGTTGGCGGAGGGCAAATTTACCTTAAGCGCGAAGATCTCAACCATACGGGTGCGCATAAACTCAACCACTGTATGGCAGAAGCACTCTTGGCAAAACATCTTGGCAAAAAGAAACTTATAGCTGAGACGGGAGCCGGGCAACACGGTGTAGCTCTTGCAACTGCAGCGGCATACTTCGGGCTGGAGTGTGAGATACATATGGGTGAAGTAGATATTGCAAAAGAGCATCCAAATGTCATTCGTATGCAAATACTAGGAGCCAAAGTTGTTCCTGCAAAACACGGGCTTAAAACCCTTAAAGAAGCAGTTGACAGCGCATTTGAAGCCTACCTAAAAGATACGGACAATCAGCTCTTTGCCATAGGCTCAGTTGTGGGACCGCACCCTTTTCCGAAGATGGTCAGAGATTTTCAAAGCGTTGTCGGACTTGAGGCAAGAGAGCAGTTTTTAGAGATGACGGGCAAACTTCCAGACATGGTAACCGCGTGTATTGGAGGAGGAAGCAATGCAATGGGCATTTTTAGCGCTTTTATAGAAGAAGCTGTGAAGCTCTACGCCGTTGAACCTGCCGGAAAAGGAGCAAACATAGGTGAACACAGTGCAAGTCTAACTTATGGAAGCGAGGGGATAATGCATGGGTTCAACTCCATTATGCTCAAAGATAGCCAAGGCAATCCCGCTCCGGTTCACTCCATAGGAAGCGGTATAGATTATCCATCTGTTGGACCTGAACATGCATACCTCAACAGTATAGGAAGAACAAATATAGGTTTATGCAGTGATGATGAAGCGGTTGATGCGTTTTACAAACTCTCGCAGCACGAGGGGATTATTCCCGCTCTTGAGTCGGCACATGCAGTGGCATTTGCTATGAAGTACGCAAAAGAGAATCCAAAAGAGGCTATTTTAGTAAACCTCAGCGGAAGAGGAGATAAGGATATTGACTACATTGTAGAAAACTACCCCATTCCTATAAAAATGTGA
- the napG gene encoding ferredoxin-type protein NapG: protein MNKINSPDRRLFLQKILHGVGYASLGTIFWSAYLSKSQAQTLLLRPPGAILEKNFLATCMRCGICVNACPFNVLQLATISQDLPIGTPYFTPRKNACRLCPDIPCASACPTKALDLRSLTKNSSLSIYNAKMGLAIINTQSCLAYLGLQCTMCIRACPLADTAIVLRNKRNPRTGMHAFLTPVVDPNHCTGCGLCEQACPTNTTSIKVLPLFLSQTDIGSHYIIGWRKEDEERLKKSSLDVTMKKTKRNEKSALDNINDVDGILKGLYNE, encoded by the coding sequence ATGAATAAAATCAATAGTCCTGATAGAAGATTGTTTTTACAAAAAATACTCCATGGAGTTGGGTATGCTTCATTAGGTACTATTTTTTGGAGTGCCTATTTATCAAAATCTCAAGCACAAACTTTACTGCTTCGCCCTCCAGGCGCTATTTTAGAAAAAAATTTTCTTGCTACATGTATGCGCTGCGGCATATGTGTAAATGCTTGTCCTTTTAATGTACTGCAACTTGCCACTATTTCACAAGATTTGCCCATTGGAACACCCTACTTTACACCAAGAAAAAATGCTTGCAGACTCTGTCCGGATATTCCGTGTGCTTCAGCCTGCCCTACAAAAGCACTTGATCTAAGATCACTCACAAAAAATAGTTCACTCTCTATCTACAATGCAAAAATGGGACTTGCAATAATTAATACTCAATCATGCTTGGCTTACTTAGGACTTCAGTGCACTATGTGCATACGCGCATGTCCTTTAGCTGATACTGCAATCGTTTTGCGCAACAAGCGTAACCCGCGTACTGGAATGCACGCTTTTTTAACACCTGTTGTAGACCCTAATCACTGCACAGGTTGCGGATTATGTGAGCAGGCATGTCCTACCAATACAACTTCTATAAAAGTGCTGCCGCTTTTTCTCTCTCAAACAGATATAGGATCTCACTACATCATTGGCTGGAGAAAAGAGGATGAAGAGAGACTTAAAAAAAGTTCTTTAGATGTTACAATGAAAAAAACAAAAAGAAATGAAAAAAGTGCTTTAGATAATATAAATGATGTCGATGGCATCTTAAAAGGACTTTATAATGAGTAA
- a CDS encoding GGDEF domain-containing protein — MKILNIEKKSESFKYFVLITIIPILGVIVMFSYAFFHFQQDLDFISHKKRGLKVITEIQKTIFNIQKIRGMVYIKNPNKNSIKNIEIIEEKISKNLVSLKKSLQPIKNGASLKSDLLNFINSVENSSLQHSNFEYLSNIISEFMIFSNRMSYHCELILDSKLSSFILIDNIIYTLPQLIEYNEQIKAAASNAKDKNLTYNQKEYIAVQLNKIKEKLNKLDFNMSLLYKKTQYNELKIYYKKMKEAQNSAISFTKEDLLNREKLSLEHDKNFTLITKNMDLIIGLYNTNLNILNRDLENRLKEIKQLSTYVVIAGLASILFIVYINRFFYSRNRRFINKIQELTITDSMTSLYNRRYFDEVFENNLRIQKRTNQTLIFIILDIDFFKQYNDTYGHQAGDLILKKVAKSLKESLKRAGDMAFRLGGEEFGILSIGMNTSEALLFADNIRKKIENAKIEHKKSIVSDYLTISMGLIIIEPSSINDANEVYKCADEALYRAKENGRNQVVIYDTKSFCRI, encoded by the coding sequence ATGAAAATATTAAATATAGAAAAAAAAAGTGAAAGCTTTAAATACTTTGTTTTAATAACTATAATACCGATTCTTGGTGTCATAGTTATGTTCTCTTATGCCTTTTTTCATTTTCAGCAAGATTTAGATTTTATATCACATAAAAAAAGAGGTCTAAAAGTAATAACAGAGATACAAAAAACCATCTTTAATATTCAAAAAATCAGAGGTATGGTATACATAAAAAATCCTAATAAAAACTCTATTAAAAATATTGAGATAATAGAAGAAAAGATCTCAAAAAATTTAGTATCTCTAAAAAAGAGTCTCCAGCCCATAAAAAATGGCGCATCTTTAAAAAGTGACTTACTGAATTTTATAAATTCAGTAGAAAACAGCTCTTTACAACACTCAAATTTTGAATATTTATCTAATATTATTAGTGAATTTATGATATTTTCAAATCGTATGTCTTATCATTGCGAACTTATTCTAGATTCAAAATTGAGCTCTTTTATTTTGATAGACAATATTATCTATACTCTTCCACAACTCATAGAATATAACGAGCAAATTAAGGCAGCCGCGTCAAATGCGAAAGATAAGAATCTGACATATAATCAAAAAGAATACATAGCTGTACAACTAAATAAAATCAAAGAAAAATTAAATAAATTGGATTTTAATATGTCTCTGTTATATAAAAAAACACAATATAATGAACTAAAAATATATTATAAAAAAATGAAAGAAGCGCAAAATAGCGCTATATCATTCACTAAAGAAGATTTGCTAAATAGAGAAAAATTATCTCTTGAACATGATAAAAATTTTACGCTTATAACAAAAAATATGGATTTAATTATAGGTTTATATAATACTAACTTAAATATTTTAAATAGAGATCTAGAAAATAGATTAAAAGAGATAAAACAGCTCTCTACTTATGTAGTTATAGCAGGATTGGCGTCCATTTTATTTATTGTATACATAAATAGATTTTTTTACTCCAGAAACAGAAGATTTATCAATAAAATACAGGAACTAACAATAACTGATTCAATGACCTCTCTTTACAACAGAAGGTACTTTGATGAAGTATTTGAAAATAACTTAAGGATTCAAAAAAGGACAAATCAAACACTTATATTTATTATCTTAGATATAGACTTTTTTAAACAATACAATGATACATATGGGCATCAAGCTGGTGATTTAATTTTAAAAAAAGTCGCAAAAAGCTTAAAAGAGTCTCTAAAAAGAGCAGGTGATATGGCTTTTAGACTAGGAGGCGAAGAGTTTGGTATTTTATCTATAGGCATGAATACTTCTGAAGCGCTCTTATTTGCAGACAATATTAGAAAAAAGATAGAAAATGCAAAAATTGAACATAAAAAGAGTATTGTAAGTGACTATCTAACTATTTCTATGGGGCTTATTATAATAGAACCAAGTAGCATAAATGACGCCAATGAAGTATATAAATGCGCTGATGAAGCACTCTATAGAGCGAAAGAAAACGGGCGAAATCAAGTAGTTATTTACGATACGAAATCATTCTGCAGAATCTAA
- the napH gene encoding quinol dehydrogenase ferredoxin subunit NapH — protein sequence MSNFLFRYRYYIARRAVQVLVLGTYFLANLYGWSVVSGNLSSSVIFGFIPLSDPFATLQMFFAGAVVSADVLMGVLVVLFFYGAVGGRFFCSWVCPVNIVTESAAAIRRKLWFKNKENTLSFSRNIRYWFIAVTLILSFIFSLGAFEMISPIGIAHRGIIFGFGFGWFFLMAIFIFDLFSQKYGWCGHICPLGGFNAAIGKYSLIKVVHDANKCVRSLECFLVCPEVEVLEMVSKKSHVITGAACIKCARCIEVCESGAFQVSIVGIAKQLKGSL from the coding sequence ATGAGTAACTTTCTCTTTCGCTACCGTTACTATATTGCAAGAAGAGCTGTTCAGGTTTTGGTACTCGGTACCTACTTTTTAGCAAATTTATATGGTTGGAGTGTAGTATCTGGCAATCTAAGCAGTTCGGTTATTTTTGGTTTTATTCCTCTAAGCGACCCATTTGCAACACTTCAGATGTTTTTTGCGGGAGCAGTTGTCTCCGCTGATGTTTTAATGGGTGTTTTAGTTGTTCTGTTTTTTTACGGAGCAGTCGGGGGTCGATTCTTCTGCTCATGGGTGTGCCCAGTAAATATAGTAACTGAGTCAGCAGCGGCAATCAGAAGAAAGCTTTGGTTTAAAAACAAAGAGAATACACTCTCTTTTAGCCGTAATATCCGCTACTGGTTTATAGCCGTAACTTTAATTCTCTCTTTTATCTTTTCTCTTGGAGCATTTGAGATGATAAGTCCCATTGGTATAGCGCACAGGGGCATCATTTTTGGTTTTGGTTTTGGCTGGTTCTTTCTTATGGCTATTTTTATTTTTGATCTTTTTTCACAAAAGTATGGCTGGTGCGGGCACATCTGTCCACTTGGCGGATTTAACGCAGCTATAGGAAAATATAGCCTTATCAAAGTGGTACATGATGCCAATAAGTGTGTACGCTCATTAGAGTGCTTCTTAGTTTGCCCCGAAGTAGAAGTATTGGAGATGGTGAGCAAAAAAAGCCATGTCATTACTGGTGCAGCATGTATAAAATGTGCAAGATGCATAGAGGTATGCGAGAGTGGTGCATTTCAAGTTTCAATAGTAGGCATAGCTAAACAACTAAAGGGGAGTTTATGA
- a CDS encoding BCCT family transporter, whose amino-acid sequence MDSKGKTTILKPVFYPSVVVIFMLVAFAMFAPDSAGEMFSSVKNFIAQKFGWLYMLSVGIFTFFILFLAVSPYGRFKLGPDHSKPAYTNASWFAMLFSAGMGIGLMFWGVAEPVMHYAAPPVGDKESIESAKLAMQITFFHWGLHAWSIYAIVGIVLAYFSFRHGLPLSVRSALYPLIGDQIHGKIGHTIDTVAVLGTIFGVATSLGFGVLQINSGINYLFDIPVGIGVQVTLIAVITAIATVSVVLGLDGGIKKISELNLYLAGALLFFVLLAGPTFLLLSTFVENIGAYLSNVVFMTFNQYAYEDTPWMGWWTLFYWAWWIAWAPFVGMFIARISRGRTIREFVFGVLFVPVGFTFLWMTVFGNSALDSIMNDGFTALSSAVSADVSTALFKFLEHFPFSGITSVLAVILVVTFFVTSSDSGSLVVDTIASGGKENNAVWQRVFWAVLEGVVAAALLIAGGLGALQSASITIALPFAVIMLIATWGLYRALHLEAERYESLQHHMNAGRHGKISGTWQARLSRLVEFPTFDQAKKFVDEDVIKAMQIVKDELNTHYWNVDIIHNKEGSFATFRAEHSGDMDFIYEVRIRRYDTPTFAFPESINPLKQQKKYARAEVYLHDGSKAYDIYGYEVDVIATDIIDQFEKHRHFLHTTAGLNPVIPID is encoded by the coding sequence ATGGATTCTAAAGGTAAAACTACAATTTTAAAACCGGTTTTTTATCCCTCAGTAGTGGTTATATTTATGCTTGTGGCGTTTGCAATGTTTGCGCCTGATAGTGCAGGTGAAATGTTTAGCAGTGTAAAAAACTTTATTGCACAAAAATTTGGATGGCTCTATATGCTTAGTGTCGGTATTTTTACATTTTTTATTCTGTTTTTAGCAGTGTCGCCCTACGGAAGATTTAAATTAGGACCGGATCACTCTAAACCTGCATATACAAATGCATCTTGGTTTGCAATGTTATTTAGTGCAGGAATGGGAATTGGACTAATGTTTTGGGGTGTAGCAGAACCGGTTATGCATTACGCTGCTCCTCCTGTTGGAGATAAAGAGAGTATAGAATCTGCAAAATTGGCTATGCAAATCACCTTTTTTCACTGGGGACTTCATGCTTGGTCGATCTATGCAATAGTAGGTATCGTTCTTGCATACTTCTCTTTTAGACACGGATTGCCTCTGTCTGTAAGATCAGCTCTTTATCCATTGATTGGAGACCAAATTCACGGAAAAATAGGTCATACTATAGATACTGTTGCTGTTTTGGGTACAATATTTGGAGTGGCAACTTCTCTTGGTTTTGGAGTGCTTCAAATAAATTCTGGAATTAACTATCTTTTTGATATTCCCGTCGGAATAGGTGTCCAGGTTACTCTTATAGCAGTTATTACAGCAATAGCAACAGTATCAGTTGTTTTAGGACTTGATGGTGGCATTAAAAAAATCTCTGAACTTAACCTCTATTTAGCAGGCGCGCTTCTGTTTTTCGTACTTCTCGCCGGACCTACATTTTTGCTTCTTAGCACTTTTGTTGAAAATATAGGAGCTTATCTCTCAAATGTTGTTTTTATGACATTTAATCAATACGCTTATGAAGATACTCCGTGGATGGGTTGGTGGACGCTTTTTTACTGGGCTTGGTGGATAGCTTGGGCTCCTTTTGTGGGGATGTTTATCGCTCGTATTTCAAGAGGAAGAACAATTAGAGAATTTGTTTTTGGCGTGCTCTTTGTTCCGGTAGGATTTACATTTTTGTGGATGACCGTTTTTGGGAACAGTGCTTTAGATTCTATTATGAATGATGGATTTACAGCTCTCTCATCTGCAGTCTCAGCAGATGTCTCTACAGCTCTATTTAAATTTTTGGAACACTTTCCATTCTCTGGAATAACTTCCGTGTTGGCGGTAATACTTGTTGTTACATTTTTTGTTACATCTTCGGATTCCGGTTCTTTAGTGGTAGATACAATAGCTTCAGGTGGAAAAGAGAATAATGCAGTATGGCAGAGAGTTTTTTGGGCGGTTTTAGAAGGAGTGGTTGCTGCTGCACTTTTGATAGCCGGAGGGCTTGGTGCACTTCAATCAGCTTCCATTACCATAGCGCTTCCTTTTGCCGTCATTATGCTTATAGCCACCTGGGGTCTTTATAGGGCACTGCATCTTGAAGCAGAGAGATACGAGAGTCTGCAGCATCATATGAACGCTGGAAGACATGGAAAAATAAGTGGTACATGGCAGGCACGCCTTAGCAGACTTGTGGAATTTCCAACATTTGATCAAGCGAAAAAATTTGTTGATGAAGATGTTATTAAAGCTATGCAGATAGTAAAAGATGAATTAAATACGCACTACTGGAATGTTGATATTATTCATAATAAAGAGGGTTCGTTTGCAACATTTAGAGCAGAACACTCAGGCGATATGGATTTTATCTATGAAGTAAGAATACGAAGATATGATACGCCTACATTTGCTTTTCCAGAATCTATAAATCCACTCAAGCAACAAAAAAAATATGCAAGAGCTGAGGTTTATTTGCATGACGGAAGTAAAGCATATGATATTTACGGGTATGAAGTGGATGTGATAGCTACCGATATTATTGATCAATTTGAAAAACATAGACACTTTTTACATACGACTGCAGGGTTAAATCCGGTAATTCCAATTGATTAA
- a CDS encoding c-type cytochrome — translation MILKYTILFAALFFTACIDNKPEKNLDGKKLLEQKCASCHDLTMPPLLSPNEPAPPIMSVSFHVYDFVKPNDESQRFNTAVEFVVDYVKEPSFEKSICDKESLKQYGLMPSQKEKVTDDETRAIAKYMFTHYTQQNLSEAMKAKAKYDALPQGEKIALKNNCLGCHKVDKDLVGPSFKSIQEKFISSKSAMKESIKNGSKGKWENFRAMMPSYKQLTDEELETLSEWIINLS, via the coding sequence ATGATTTTGAAATATACTATTTTATTTGCAGCTCTTTTTTTTACCGCATGTATAGACAATAAACCTGAAAAAAATTTAGACGGTAAAAAACTTTTAGAACAAAAATGTGCATCATGCCACGATTTAACTATGCCTCCTCTTTTGTCTCCTAATGAGCCGGCACCGCCTATTATGTCAGTCTCTTTTCATGTTTATGATTTTGTAAAACCAAATGATGAATCTCAAAGATTTAATACAGCGGTAGAGTTTGTTGTTGATTATGTAAAAGAGCCAAGCTTTGAAAAATCTATCTGTGACAAAGAGAGCTTAAAACAGTATGGACTTATGCCATCGCAAAAAGAGAAGGTAACAGATGATGAAACCAGAGCAATAGCAAAATATATGTTTACACACTATACTCAACAAAATCTCTCAGAAGCTATGAAAGCAAAAGCAAAATATGATGCACTTCCTCAAGGAGAAAAAATCGCATTAAAAAACAACTGCCTGGGATGTCATAAAGTTGATAAAGATCTAGTGGGACCATCATTTAAAAGTATACAAGAGAAGTTTATCTCCTCTAAAAGTGCAATGAAAGAGAGTATAAAAAACGGAAGCAAAGGAAAGTGGGAAAACTTTAGAGCAATGATGCCGTCATATAAGCAACTAACAGATGAAGAATTAGAAACGCTTTCAGAGTGGATTATAAATCTTTCATAA